One window of Dysidea avara chromosome 11, odDysAvar1.4, whole genome shotgun sequence genomic DNA carries:
- the LOC136239083 gene encoding uncharacterized protein isoform X2 codes for MALVVLTVVVMQMAVIVWGQSPIIPSLPPPPTYSTKEPVFVVSIGELTVVPEDIQVVFDCGELIDNTTMKGGVANITWYKNGRIISNNSTVNGIVAADKRTVEFTYTIRSRPAQTGTGGIYSCEVCTNDKICQDRTTVMDVCLAPHLDKRSGTLTSPHRVVIIIRCGQDYEAETFVGTVIVLISCPIINGTDTTLTAYKDGVEIDEFTGHTGILRFGPIPHISDNIFGTYTFVTENNCGRDVAVTRITRKGTSPLVYHNLSVGRRHVVVRAECPGEKSSRLAQRIEFRVRN; via the exons ATGGCACTTGTTGTTCTTACAGTCGTGGTCATGCAAATG GCAGTGATAGTTTGGGGACAAAGCCCAATTATCCCTTCACTTCCACCACCACCAACATACTCTACTAAGGAGCCTG TAtttgtggtctctattggaGAACTAACTGTGGTACCCGAGGACATACAAGTTGTCTTTGATTGTGGGGAGCTGATTGATAACACAACTATGAAAGGAGGTGTTGCCAACATAACTTGGTATAAGAATGGAAGAATAATAAGCAATAACTCAACGGTAAATGGCATAGTGGCTGCAGATAAGAGAACTGTGGAATTCACGTATACTATAAGAAGTAGACCAGCTCAGACTGGAACAGGAGGCATTTATTCCTGTGAAGTCTGTACTAATGATAAAATATGTCAGGACAGAACAACTGTAATGGATGTATGCC TTGCACCTCATCTGGATAAACGTAGTGGGACACTCACATCACCTCATCGTGTAGTGATTATCATTAGATGTGGACAAGATTATGAGGCTGAGACATTTGTAGGAACTGTCATTGTTCTGATAAGTTGCCCAATAATTAATGGAACAGATACAACATTAACAGCATATAAAGACGGTGTGGAAATTGATGAATTTACTGGACATACCGGTATTCTTCGGTTTGGTCCCATTCCTCATATTTCTGATAATATTTTTGGTACATACACATTTGTAACAGAAAATAATTGTGGTAGAGATGTTGCAGTGACCAGAATAACTCGTAAAG GTACTAGTCCACTGGTTTATCACAACTTGAGTGTGGGGAGAcgtcatgttgttgtgagggCTGAGTGTCCAGGTGAAAAATCCTCAAGACTAGCTCAGAGAATTGAGTTTAGAGTTCGCAACTAA
- the LOC136239083 gene encoding uncharacterized protein isoform X1, with amino-acid sequence MALVVLTVVVMQMAVIVWGQSPIIPSLPPPPTYSTKEPVFVVSIGELTVVPEDIQVVFDCGELIDNTTMKGGVANITWYKNGRIISNNSTVNGIVAADKRTVEFTYTIRSRPAQTGTGGIYSCEVCTNDKICQDRTTVMDVCLAPHLDKRSGTLTSPHRVVIIIRCGQDYEAETFVGTVIVLISCPIINGTDTTLTAYKDGVEIDEFTGHTGILRFGPIPHISDNIFGTYTFVTENNCGRDVAVTRITRKVVGCEITSVDVAAQLKGDNATITFSAERVPENDDVKFHCKLDNNKGYKPCTSPLVYHNLSVGRRHVVVRAECPGEKSSRLAQRIEFRVRN; translated from the exons ATGGCACTTGTTGTTCTTACAGTCGTGGTCATGCAAATG GCAGTGATAGTTTGGGGACAAAGCCCAATTATCCCTTCACTTCCACCACCACCAACATACTCTACTAAGGAGCCTG TAtttgtggtctctattggaGAACTAACTGTGGTACCCGAGGACATACAAGTTGTCTTTGATTGTGGGGAGCTGATTGATAACACAACTATGAAAGGAGGTGTTGCCAACATAACTTGGTATAAGAATGGAAGAATAATAAGCAATAACTCAACGGTAAATGGCATAGTGGCTGCAGATAAGAGAACTGTGGAATTCACGTATACTATAAGAAGTAGACCAGCTCAGACTGGAACAGGAGGCATTTATTCCTGTGAAGTCTGTACTAATGATAAAATATGTCAGGACAGAACAACTGTAATGGATGTATGCC TTGCACCTCATCTGGATAAACGTAGTGGGACACTCACATCACCTCATCGTGTAGTGATTATCATTAGATGTGGACAAGATTATGAGGCTGAGACATTTGTAGGAACTGTCATTGTTCTGATAAGTTGCCCAATAATTAATGGAACAGATACAACATTAACAGCATATAAAGACGGTGTGGAAATTGATGAATTTACTGGACATACCGGTATTCTTCGGTTTGGTCCCATTCCTCATATTTCTGATAATATTTTTGGTACATACACATTTGTAACAGAAAATAATTGTGGTAGAGATGTTGCAGTGACCAGAATAACTCGTAAAG TTGTAGGTTGTGAAATAACATCAGTTGATGTTGCTGCTCAATTGAAAGGAGACAATGCCACTATAACATTTTCAGCTGAACGTGTTCCAGAAAATGATGACGTAAAGTTTCACTGCAAATTGGATAACAACAAAGGATATAAACCTT GTACTAGTCCACTGGTTTATCACAACTTGAGTGTGGGGAGAcgtcatgttgttgtgagggCTGAGTGTCCAGGTGAAAAATCCTCAAGACTAGCTCAGAGAATTGAGTTTAGAGTTCGCAACTAA